The Mycolicibacterium flavescens genomic interval GCGGCGTCGCCCGACGTGGCGGTGCAGCTTGACCGCTGCGACCACCCGGGCGGAGCGTTCGGTGAGCGTCAGGCAGCCTCGCCCGACGGCGCGTTCACGTCCTCGGGCAGTGCGCCCTTGGCGACCTCGACCAACGCGGTGAACGCCGCGGGATCGCTGACGGCGATCTCGGCGAGGTTCTTGCGGTCCACCTCGACGCCAGCGGCCTTCAGCCCCTGGATCAGCCGGTTGTAGGTGATGTCGTTGGCGCGGGCCGCGGCATTGATACGCGAGATCCACAGCTTGCGGAACTCGCCCTTGCGGGCGCGCCGGTCACGATAGGCGTAGTTGAGCGAATGCAGCTGCTGCTCTTTGGCCTTGCGGTACAGCCGCGACCGCTGCCCCCGGTAACCCTTGGAGGCCTTGAGGATTGTCCGCCGCTTCTTCTGGGCGTTGACTGCGCGCTTGACGCGTGCCATGGGAATGTCCTTCGTTCAGGTCGTACGTGTTCGTCGGTCAGCCGTTGAGCATCTTCTTGATGCGGGCGTTGTCGGCGGCCGACACCTCGGTGCGGCCGGCGAGTCGCCGGGTGCGCTTGCTCGGCTTGTGCTCGAGCAAGTGGCGGCGGTTGGCCTTCTGGCGCACGATCTTGCCGGTCCCGGTGCGACGGAACCGCTTGGAAGCGCCGCTGTGGGTCTTCGCCTTGGGCATAGGTCCTCTGCTCTGTTGTTCTAACTGTTTCGGTCGGGTGCTGCGGCCGGCTCTGCGGAGCCTTCGGCCTGTTGCGCCGCCTTGGCGCGAGTCTTCGCGCCGCGGTGCGGGGCCAGCACCATCGTCATGTTGCGGCCGTCCTGCTTGGCCGAGGTCTCGACGAAGCCGTAGTCGGCGACGTCGGCGCCCAGCCGCTGCAGGAGACGGAAGCCCAATTCGGGTCGCGACTGTTCGCGGCCGCGGAACATGATCGTCACCTTGACCTTGGACCCGGCCTCGAGGAAGCGGATCACGTGACCCTTTTTGGTCTCGTAGTCGTGCGGGTCGATCTTGGGACGGAGCTTCTGTTCCTTGACGACGGTCTGCTGCTGGTTCTTGCGAGACTCGCGCGCCTTCTGAGCCGTCTCGTATTTGAACTTTCCGTAGTCCATGATCTTGCAGACCGGGGGTTTGGCATCCGGTGCTACTTCGACGAGATCGAGATCGGCATCCGCGGCGACGCGGAGGGCATCTTCGATGCGCACGATGCCTACCTGTTCACCGCCCGGTCCGATCAGGCGGACTTCAGGTACGCGGATGCGCTCGTTGACGCGGGTCTCAGTGCTGATGGGGCCTCCTATGTTGTCCTCTAGGAGCCCACTCCGTCAGCTCTGCTCAACGAACAGAAAAGCCCTGCTCAAAGCAGGGCCCACAGCCGACCAGGACAGGCAATCTGTTGCCTGTGACCGGACCGCTGAGCCGGTATGGCCAGCGGTGGGAGGGGGACTCCACTTGCTGTCCCTGGCGTTTGCCGGGACGGTCGCGCATGCCAGTCTAGCAGGCATGACCGATGACCCGAACTCAGCTGACCCGGCCGGCTCAGGTGATCTGAACGGCACCGCCGTTCGTGAACTCGCGGAGATCCCCGCCGTCGAGGTGATCACCCGGTCGGCCGTGATGCTGATGAGCGCCGCCGCCGAGAAGCTCGGGCTGTCGTCCGACAACCCCGAACAGAGCCCGTACCGCGATCTCGACGAGGCCCGCCGGTTGATCACCGCGCTGGCCGGGTTGGTCACCGCGTCCGCGGAGTATCTCGGACCCCATGCCGGACCGGTGCGTGACGGCCTGAAGACGCTGCAGCTGGCCTTCCGTGAGGCCAGCGCATCGCCCGACGAGCCAGGGCAAGGCCCCGGCGAGAAATTCACCGGACCCGTCTGGTCGTGAGTCGCCACCCATTTGGGGTCCCAACCGAATAATGTCGCGGCCTATGACCGTCGCTAGCCTGCCCGTTACCCGCCGCAGGTCGAGGTACTGGTGGGTGCCCGCGGCGGCGGGCTGGACGGTAGGCATCATCGCCACGCTCTCGTTGTTGGCGAGCGTCTCGCCGTTCGTGCGGTCGGTTATCCGGGTTCCGCGCGAGTTCGTCAATGACTACATCTTCAACTTCCCCGACACCAGCTTCGCCTGGGCGTTCGTGCTGGCGCTGCTGGCCGCGGCGCTGGCGGCGCGCAAGCGGATAGCCTGGTTGATCCTGGTCGCCTACATGGTGGGTGCGATCGTCTTCAACATCGCGGATCTGGTGTCCGGCGACGAGTCGGTGGTCGAGGAGATCGGCGAAGTCATCGGGCTGGCCTTCCACGTCGCCGCGATCCTGTTCCTGCTGCTGGCTCGTGGCGAGTTCTGGGCGAAGGTGCGCCGCGGTGCCCTGCTGAAGGCAGCGGTCGTGCTGGTCGCGGGGATGGCGATCGGCACCCTGATCGGATGGGGCCTGCTCGAACTGTTCCCGGGCACGCTGACCAGTGACGACCGGTTCTGGTATGCGCTGAACCGGGTCAGCGCGTTCGCGGGCGCCGACTCCTCGAACTTCACCGGTCATCCGCACGTCCTGATCAACGCTGTGCTCGGCCTTTTCGGCGCACTGGCTCTGATGGTCGCGGCGATCGTGTTGTTCCAGTCCCAGCGCGCCGAGAACGCGCTGACCGGTGAGGACGAATCCGCGCTGCGCGGGCTGCTGGAGTTGTTCGGCAAGAACGACTCGCTCGGGTACTTCGCGACGCGCCGCGACAAGGCGGTGGTGTTCGCGCCCAACGGGCGGGCCGCCATCACCTACCGCGTGGAAGTCGGTGTGTGCCTGGCGAGCGGGGATCCGGTCGGCGATCCCAAGGCGTGGCCGGCGGCGATCGAGGCGTGGTTCGCGTTGTGTCAGACCTACGGCTGGGCCCCCGGGGTGATGGGCGCGAGTTCGGCGGGCGCCGAGGCGTTCCGCGAGGCCGGGCTCAACGCCCTGCAACTCGGCGACGAGGCCATTCTGTATCCCGACAGTTTCCGACTGTCCGGGCCGGATATGCGCGCGGTCCGACAGGCCGTCACCCGGGCGCGGCGTGCGGGCGTGAGCGTGCGCATCCGCAGGCACCGCGACCTGGGCGCCGAGGAGATGGCCGACGTCATCGCCCGCGCCGAGGCCTGGCGCGACACCGAGGACGAACGCGGCTTCTCGATGGCACTCGGCCGGCTCGGCGACCCGGCCGACGGCGACTGCCTCCTTGTGGAGGCGGTCCAGAACGCGGGCGGGACAGACGAAGTCGTCGCCATGCTGTCACTGGTGCCCTGGGGCACCAACGGCGTCTCGCTGGACTTGATGCGGCGCGCACCCCACTCCCCCAACGGCACCATCGAGCTGATGGTCAGCGAACTGTGCATGCAGGCCGAAGACATCGGCATCACACGGATCTCGTTGAACTTCGCCATGTTCCGATCGGCGTTCGAACAGGGCGCTCAGCTCGGGGCGGGCCCGGTCGCGCGGCTGTGGCGCAGCCTGCTCGTGTTCTTCTCCCGATGGTGGCAGCTCGAGACGCTGTACCGCTCGAACATGAAATACCAACCGGACTGGGTGCCGCGTTACGCCTGCTACGACGACGCCCGACTGGTGCCCCGGGTCGGGGTGGCGTCGGTGATCGCCGAAGGATTTCTGGTGCTGCCCTTTTCGCGGCGTCACGAACAGCCGCACACCGGACACCACACGGCGGTGCCGCAGGATCTGATGGCGACCGGACTGTTGCACCACGACGGTACGGCCCCCGATCTCAGCGGGCTGGCGGCCGATCTGCCCGACGCCGATGAGCCGCGGCTGCCTGAACAGGTGCGAGTGCGCATGGCCAAGCTGAAGGCGCTGCAGGACAACGGAATCGATGCCTATCCCGTCGGTACGCCACCATCGCACACCATCGCCGAGGCGATCGAGGCCGGCGACGACGTTTCGGTCACGGTGGCGGGGCGGGTGCTGCGCAGCCGCGACTACGGCGGCGTTCTGTTCGCCCAGCTGCGCGACTGGTCCGGCGAAGTCCAGCTGCTGCTGGACAACTCGCTGCTCGAATCGGCGACGACGGCTGACTTCACGCACGCCATCGATCTCGGCGACCTCATCGAGGTGTCGGGCACGATGGGCTACAGCAAGAAGGGCACCCGCTCACTTCTGGTCCGTGACTGGCGGATGATCGGCAAATGTCTGCGTCCACTGCCGGACAAGTGGAAGGGGTTGACCGACCAGGAAGCCCGTGTGCGTGCCCGCTACGTCGACCTGGCGATCAACACCGAGGCTCGCGACCTCATCCGCGCGCGTAGCGGCGTGCTGCATTCGATTCGGGAAACGTTGGTGGGCAAGGGGTTCCTGGAGGTCGAGACGCCGATCCTGCAACAGATCCACGGCGGCGCGAACGCCCGGCCGTTCCTCACCCACATCAACGCCTACGATCTGGACCTCTACCTGCGGATCGCTCCTGAGCTGTACCTCAAGCGGCTCTGCGTGGGCGGTGTCGAGCGGGTTTTCGAGCTGGGCAGGGCGTTCCGCAACGAAGGCGTCGACTTCAGCCACAATCCCGAATTCACTCTGCTGGAGGCGTATCAGGCGCATGCCGACTACAACGTCTGGATCGACGGCTGCCGGCAGCTCATCCAGAACGCCGCCGAGGCCGCCAACGGTGCCCAGGTGTTCTACCGGCCGCAGGAAGGCGGTGGACTCGAACCCGTCGACATCTCCGGTCAGTGGACGGTCAAAACCGTGCACGATGCGGTGTCTGAAGCCCTCGGTGAACAGATCGGACCGGACACCGAACTGCCACGGTTGCGCAAACTGTGTGACGCCGCGGCCATTCCGTACCTGACGCACTGGGATGCAGGCGCGGTGGTGCTGGAACTCTATGAGCGGCTGGTCGAGGACCGCACCGAGGCGCCGACGTTCTACAAGGACTTCCCGACGTCCGTGTCGCCGCTGACCCGTCCGCACCGCAGCATTCCCGGCGTCGCCGAGCGCTGGGATCTGGTGGCCTGGGGAGTCGAACTCGGCACCGCCTACAGCGAACTCACCGATCCGGTCGAGCAGCGACGCCGGTTACAGGAGCAGTCGCTGCTGGCCGCGGGCGGCGATCCCGAGGCGATGGAACTCGACGAAGACTTCCTACAGGCGATGGAGTATGCGATGCCGCCCACCGGCGGGTTGGGCATGGGTGTGGACCGCGTCGTCATGCTGATCACGGGCCGTAGCATCCGCGAGACGCTGCCGTTCCCGTTGGCCAAGCCCCGTTGACAGCGAATCCGCGCGGTTGACAGCTGCCCCACAGCGCCCCATAAGGATTACCCGTCACTCTGTAGTTCGTGACATCGGCGACGCTGGCTCATGCGCTTCGTGGGCACCTGTCGTTGATGCATGGCTGGATTCCCACAGCGGTACAGGTAGCCGCCGTGATCGCGCTGATCGCTGCGATCGGCTGGCGAACACGTCGGTGGCGCCAGGTGTGGGTGCCGTGGGCGGCGCTGTGCGGCCTTGTGCTGACGGTGGCGATGTACGCCTTCTTTGCGTCGGAAGGGCTTTCGGGCAACCCCGCACCACCTTCGCTGTGGGTGTGGGTGGGGCTCACGGGCACCGCGTGCGCTGTGCTGGTCGCCGGCTGGCAAGGCGCCCGCTGGTGGCGTCGGGGCGTCTCGCTGATGGCGCTGCCGTTGTGTCTGTTGTCCGCGGCACTGGTCGTCAACCTATGGGTGGGCTATCTCCCCACCGTGCAAGCGGCGTGGAATCAACTGACCGCGGGACCGCTTCCTGACCAGACGGACGCGGCGACGATGCAGGCGATGCAGGATCGGCATCAGATCCCGGCGAAGGGCACGGTCGTCCCGGTGCACATCGCCGACACGGCCTCGGGCTTCCAACACCGCACCGAGCTCGTCTACCTGCCACCGGCGTGGTACGCGACCAGTCCCCCACCTCCGCTTCCCACCGTGATGATGATCGGAGGCGAGTTCAACACCCCGGCGGATTGGGTTCGTGCCGGCAATGCGGTCGCCACGGCGGACGACTTCGCCTCCGGGCACGGCGGGTACTCCCCGGTTCTCGTCTTCGTCGACGCCGGTGGCACGTTTCGCAACGACACCGAATGTGTCAACGGCAAGCGCGGTAACGCCGCTGACCATCTAACCAAGGATGTCGTGCCGTACATGATATCGACGTTCAAAGTCAGCTCCAGACAGGCGAACTGGGGAGTCGTGGGTTGGTCGATGGGAGGCACCTGCGCCGTCGACCTG includes:
- the rpmI gene encoding 50S ribosomal protein L35, with the protein product MPKAKTHSGASKRFRRTGTGKIVRQKANRRHLLEHKPSKRTRRLAGRTEVSAADNARIKKMLNG
- a CDS encoding putative esterase, which encodes MIALIAAIGWRTRRWRQVWVPWAALCGLVLTVAMYAFFASEGLSGNPAPPSLWVWVGLTGTACAVLVAGWQGARWWRRGVSLMALPLCLLSAALVVNLWVGYLPTVQAAWNQLTAGPLPDQTDAATMQAMQDRHQIPAKGTVVPVHIADTASGFQHRTELVYLPPAWYATSPPPPLPTVMMIGGEFNTPADWVRAGNAVATADDFASGHGGYSPVLVFVDAGGTFRNDTECVNGKRGNAADHLTKDVVPYMISTFKVSSRQANWGVVGWSMGGTCAVDLAVMHPDMFGVFDDIAGDLSPNSGTKDQTVERLFGGDAAAYAAFDPNNGDPPARPVFRPHGPIRRQHGGRRAEGCGRRAVRRGHGTWHHLLGGGPAGRARLAVRRPCVRHGAAVAGKRTGHAGARCHP
- the lysX gene encoding lysyl-tRNA synthetase — its product is MTVASLPVTRRRSRYWWVPAAAGWTVGIIATLSLLASVSPFVRSVIRVPREFVNDYIFNFPDTSFAWAFVLALLAAALAARKRIAWLILVAYMVGAIVFNIADLVSGDESVVEEIGEVIGLAFHVAAILFLLLARGEFWAKVRRGALLKAAVVLVAGMAIGTLIGWGLLELFPGTLTSDDRFWYALNRVSAFAGADSSNFTGHPHVLINAVLGLFGALALMVAAIVLFQSQRAENALTGEDESALRGLLELFGKNDSLGYFATRRDKAVVFAPNGRAAITYRVEVGVCLASGDPVGDPKAWPAAIEAWFALCQTYGWAPGVMGASSAGAEAFREAGLNALQLGDEAILYPDSFRLSGPDMRAVRQAVTRARRAGVSVRIRRHRDLGAEEMADVIARAEAWRDTEDERGFSMALGRLGDPADGDCLLVEAVQNAGGTDEVVAMLSLVPWGTNGVSLDLMRRAPHSPNGTIELMVSELCMQAEDIGITRISLNFAMFRSAFEQGAQLGAGPVARLWRSLLVFFSRWWQLETLYRSNMKYQPDWVPRYACYDDARLVPRVGVASVIAEGFLVLPFSRRHEQPHTGHHTAVPQDLMATGLLHHDGTAPDLSGLAADLPDADEPRLPEQVRVRMAKLKALQDNGIDAYPVGTPPSHTIAEAIEAGDDVSVTVAGRVLRSRDYGGVLFAQLRDWSGEVQLLLDNSLLESATTADFTHAIDLGDLIEVSGTMGYSKKGTRSLLVRDWRMIGKCLRPLPDKWKGLTDQEARVRARYVDLAINTEARDLIRARSGVLHSIRETLVGKGFLEVETPILQQIHGGANARPFLTHINAYDLDLYLRIAPELYLKRLCVGGVERVFELGRAFRNEGVDFSHNPEFTLLEAYQAHADYNVWIDGCRQLIQNAAEAANGAQVFYRPQEGGGLEPVDISGQWTVKTVHDAVSEALGEQIGPDTELPRLRKLCDAAAIPYLTHWDAGAVVLELYERLVEDRTEAPTFYKDFPTSVSPLTRPHRSIPGVAERWDLVAWGVELGTAYSELTDPVEQRRRLQEQSLLAAGGDPEAMELDEDFLQAMEYAMPPTGGLGMGVDRVVMLITGRSIRETLPFPLAKPR
- the rplT gene encoding 50S ribosomal protein L20 translates to MARVKRAVNAQKKRRTILKASKGYRGQRSRLYRKAKEQQLHSLNYAYRDRRARKGEFRKLWISRINAAARANDITYNRLIQGLKAAGVEVDRKNLAEIAVSDPAAFTALVEVAKGALPEDVNAPSGEAA
- the infC gene encoding translation initiation factor 3, which gives rise to MRIEDALRVAADADLDLVEVAPDAKPPVCKIMDYGKFKYETAQKARESRKNQQQTVVKEQKLRPKIDPHDYETKKGHVIRFLEAGSKVKVTIMFRGREQSRPELGFRLLQRLGADVADYGFVETSAKQDGRNMTMVLAPHRGAKTRAKAAQQAEGSAEPAAAPDRNS